One window of Candidatus Eremiobacteraceae bacterium genomic DNA carries:
- a CDS encoding DUF2269 domain-containing protein yields MLSKRNDAPMYLWFKLIHVAAVIVFLGNISLGVFWKDAADRTRDPRIMAHTLRSIIVADRWFTIPSVIVLLAGGIATAIAEHIPILATGWILWSIILFIISGIAFGPIARAQRAMEVAASEAVKTGALDEARYKRLSANWNVWGMIALLAPVVAVCLMVLKPHLPAFH; encoded by the coding sequence GTGCTCTCCAAGCGGAACGACGCCCCGATGTATCTCTGGTTCAAGCTCATCCACGTCGCCGCGGTTATCGTGTTCCTCGGAAATATTTCGCTTGGGGTGTTTTGGAAAGATGCCGCCGATCGAACCCGCGATCCGCGCATCATGGCGCACACGCTGCGCTCGATCATTGTGGCCGATCGCTGGTTCACGATCCCGTCGGTGATCGTGCTGTTGGCCGGCGGCATTGCGACCGCAATCGCAGAACACATCCCGATTCTGGCCACGGGCTGGATACTGTGGTCGATAATCTTGTTCATCATCTCTGGAATCGCGTTCGGGCCGATCGCGCGCGCGCAGCGCGCGATGGAAGTGGCCGCGTCGGAGGCCGTGAAGACGGGCGCACTTGACGAGGCGCGCTACAAGAGATTATCCGCGAACTGGAATGTTTGGGGAATGATCGCGCTGCTGGCACCCGTCGTTGCGGTCTGCTTGATGGTGCTGAAACCCCACCTTCCCGCCTTTCACTGA
- a CDS encoding TMEM175 family protein, translated as MQSSVPQETHRLAPMRGLHLNRVESLTDGVFAIAMTILVFDLKSTASGHGDSGALLAYLGSITGNFIIYVIGFFLLGLFWFYYHKQLHRIVRTDDGLVWLNLCFLFTVTLVPYTAYVYGAYYGARLASLIYCAKYLRSRSLPTVALAARRE; from the coding sequence ATGCAATCGAGCGTTCCGCAAGAGACGCACCGGTTGGCGCCGATGCGCGGCCTGCATCTCAACCGGGTGGAAAGTCTGACCGACGGCGTGTTCGCCATCGCCATGACGATCCTCGTCTTCGACTTGAAGAGCACAGCATCCGGCCATGGCGATTCGGGCGCGCTGCTCGCCTATCTCGGCTCGATCACCGGCAACTTCATCATCTATGTCATCGGCTTTTTTCTGCTCGGATTGTTCTGGTTCTACTATCACAAGCAATTGCATCGCATCGTACGCACCGACGACGGGCTCGTCTGGCTCAACCTGTGTTTCCTGTTCACGGTGACCCTCGTGCCGTATACGGCGTACGTCTACGGCGCCTACTATGGCGCGCGGCTTGCTAGCCTGATCTATTGCGCCAAATATCTTCGCAGTCGGTCTCTTCCAACTGTGGCATTGGCTGCACGCCGCGAATAA
- a CDS encoding 2-dehydropantoate 2-reductase N-terminal domain-containing protein, with translation MKIAIFGAGVQGTLYGVRLARAGHDVTLIARGKRAVELSSQGAVVEEALSGRTDTMKLPIVEALTPNVAADLCFITVRREQLMDVLPACAAAHEIKRFVFMVNHANGSDAFFTAIGRDRVVLGFPGAAGGIENGVDYYVEVAEQATAIEAIAPDVAAVLKGAGFRVELVGDMDSWLKRHAVFVTAICGGIYTAGGDAHRLSTDPALVREIILAVREGWSALDAHGAAPAPLPLRVIFCWMPLPFAVKYWCRLFGSERGEHYFARHARHAALEMRALAADVRALSGDFAMPHLRVLYAAIDRAAT, from the coding sequence GTGAAGATAGCAATCTTTGGTGCGGGCGTTCAAGGGACGCTCTACGGCGTTCGTCTCGCGCGCGCAGGTCATGACGTCACGCTGATCGCCAGGGGAAAGCGGGCGGTCGAGCTGAGCAGCCAGGGAGCCGTCGTCGAAGAGGCGCTCTCCGGTCGAACCGATACCATGAAACTCCCTATCGTTGAAGCGCTGACGCCGAACGTGGCGGCCGATCTTTGTTTTATCACCGTCCGCCGCGAGCAGTTGATGGACGTGCTCCCCGCGTGCGCGGCTGCGCACGAAATCAAGCGGTTCGTCTTCATGGTCAATCACGCAAACGGCTCGGACGCTTTCTTCACCGCAATCGGACGCGACCGAGTGGTGCTCGGGTTTCCAGGGGCGGCCGGTGGCATCGAAAATGGCGTGGACTATTATGTCGAGGTCGCGGAGCAAGCCACGGCGATAGAGGCCATTGCGCCCGACGTCGCAGCCGTTCTCAAGGGCGCCGGCTTTCGGGTCGAGCTCGTCGGCGACATGGACTCTTGGTTGAAGCGCCACGCAGTGTTCGTGACCGCGATCTGCGGTGGGATCTACACGGCGGGGGGCGACGCGCATCGCCTTTCCACCGATCCCGCTCTCGTGCGTGAAATCATCTTGGCGGTTCGCGAAGGCTGGAGCGCACTCGACGCGCACGGCGCCGCCCCGGCGCCATTGCCTTTGCGCGTGATTTTCTGTTGGATGCCGCTGCCGTTTGCGGTCAAGTACTGGTGCCGGCTTTTTGGCTCAGAACGCGGCGAACACTATTTCGCCCGGCACGCGCGACATGCCGCGCTCGAGATGCGCGCGCTCGCGGCCGACGTCCGCGCACTTAGCGGAGATTTCGCGATGCCGCACTTGCGGGTCTTATACGCCGCCATCGACCGGGCCGCGACGTGA